One region of Tumebacillus amylolyticus genomic DNA includes:
- a CDS encoding PepSY domain-containing protein: protein MKTKYIAVTAVAILLGSLAWFSDHTQLERQALATDGITLDVPDHDPQIAQSDAIASARSAYGDLISKETDVHVEYCLVSNTHLTSAKVNRRLERTPAYIVRFTRTTPSTGPSVRVVHVIVDASSGEALQAYSNQ from the coding sequence ATGAAGACGAAATACATCGCCGTGACAGCTGTCGCGATCCTTCTGGGGAGTCTGGCTTGGTTCAGCGACCACACCCAATTGGAAAGACAGGCCCTAGCCACAGACGGAATCACATTAGATGTACCCGATCATGACCCTCAGATTGCACAGAGTGACGCCATTGCGAGTGCGCGGAGTGCTTACGGAGACTTGATCTCCAAGGAGACGGACGTTCATGTGGAGTACTGTCTGGTGAGCAACACACATCTCACCTCGGCCAAGGTCAACCGACGCTTGGAACGGACTCCGGCGTACATCGTCCGATTCACCCGCACCACCCCCTCGACCGGACCCTCCGTCCGCGTGGTCCATGTGATTGTGGACGCGAGCAGTGGAGAGGCGTTGCAGGCTTATTCGAATCAGTGA